One genomic segment of Bifidobacterium breve DSM 20213 = JCM 1192 includes these proteins:
- the malQ gene encoding 4-alpha-glucanotransferase, whose translation MTEARSNEAATNAPDTTQRTESAERLARPLIKLAKASGLATSFIDQLGTYTEISDDALVAVLKALDVDASSDEAIKRSMTELEAENSKRLLPPTIVAITGKPTSLTLNCPSDADITAAIMLEDGTAFDRFSLLPNLNSGQPDLAIAPDLPMGYHTLTVTVDGRGGKATIIAAPARIAVPKAVEEHQRWGWMTQMYSVRSHDSWGIGDYGDLKRLLANAAEKSKADFMLINPIHAGAPIPPLEPSPYLPESRRFLNVTYIRPQDIPEYATLPDDVRAQVDALHASVAARNDESTPMDINAAWEAKRPALRLIFDADRNNKRELEFEYFKATAGPDLNSFATWCLCFEVWGAPWGENRWFFEKTIDDPTVQTLVKDHHDLFEFNRWLQWIAAEQVNDAQHTALDHGMTLGLMQDMAVGVHGLGADAWANPERFASGGVTVGCPPDFYNQQGQDWGQPPFNPRYLEATGYQVYREMVHSMYEHAGAVRIDHVLGLFRLWWIPQGLGARNGAYVMYNHEAMLGVLAIEATRAGGMVIGEDLGTVPDYVRRILADHGVLGTDVEWFNRVDDSPNAGDPYRTPQEYRKQALASVTTHDLPPTAGYLNFEHVKLREELHLLSEPVEVFAASAMAERTAMMNRLVEGGYITQAVADDAEGHVQEIVEAMHAMLTDTPSLLLQAALVDGVGECRSQNQPGTSSEYSNWRVPLADGEGHVVHTNEVFNLPRVQSLSAVMRREKRRNAS comes from the coding sequence ATGACCGAGGCGCGCAGCAATGAAGCGGCAACCAATGCACCAGACACCACACAGCGAACGGAAAGCGCCGAACGCCTTGCTCGACCGCTGATCAAATTGGCCAAAGCATCCGGGCTTGCGACCTCGTTCATCGACCAGCTCGGCACCTACACCGAAATCAGCGATGACGCATTGGTCGCCGTGCTCAAGGCCCTCGATGTGGATGCCTCCAGCGACGAGGCCATAAAACGTTCCATGACCGAACTTGAGGCCGAAAACAGCAAACGTTTGCTACCGCCCACCATCGTGGCCATCACCGGCAAGCCGACAAGCCTGACCCTGAATTGCCCGTCGGACGCGGACATCACCGCCGCCATCATGCTGGAAGACGGCACCGCATTCGACCGCTTCTCCCTACTGCCGAATCTCAACTCCGGCCAGCCGGATCTCGCCATCGCCCCCGACCTGCCGATGGGTTACCACACGCTGACCGTCACGGTTGACGGGCGCGGAGGCAAGGCGACCATCATCGCCGCCCCCGCACGCATCGCCGTGCCGAAGGCGGTCGAGGAGCATCAGCGCTGGGGCTGGATGACGCAAATGTATTCGGTACGCTCCCATGATTCCTGGGGCATCGGCGACTACGGCGATCTGAAGCGTCTTTTGGCGAATGCCGCCGAGAAGTCCAAGGCCGACTTCATGCTCATCAATCCGATTCACGCCGGTGCGCCGATTCCGCCGCTCGAGCCTTCGCCGTATCTGCCGGAATCGCGCCGGTTCCTCAACGTGACGTACATTCGTCCACAAGACATTCCCGAATACGCCACCCTGCCGGATGACGTGCGCGCCCAGGTGGATGCACTGCATGCCTCGGTGGCCGCACGCAATGATGAATCCACGCCGATGGATATCAACGCGGCGTGGGAGGCCAAGCGCCCGGCCCTGCGCCTGATCTTCGATGCGGACCGCAACAACAAGCGCGAGCTGGAGTTCGAGTATTTCAAGGCCACGGCCGGCCCGGACCTCAATTCCTTCGCCACCTGGTGCCTGTGCTTCGAGGTGTGGGGCGCACCTTGGGGCGAGAACCGCTGGTTCTTCGAGAAGACCATCGACGACCCGACCGTGCAGACGCTGGTCAAGGACCATCATGATCTGTTCGAGTTCAACCGCTGGCTGCAGTGGATCGCCGCCGAGCAGGTGAACGACGCTCAGCACACGGCCTTGGATCATGGCATGACACTTGGCCTTATGCAGGATATGGCCGTTGGCGTGCACGGCCTCGGCGCTGACGCGTGGGCCAACCCGGAGCGTTTCGCCTCCGGTGGCGTCACGGTCGGCTGCCCGCCGGACTTCTACAACCAGCAGGGCCAGGATTGGGGCCAGCCACCGTTCAACCCGCGTTATCTGGAAGCCACCGGCTACCAGGTGTACCGCGAAATGGTGCATTCCATGTATGAGCATGCGGGCGCGGTGCGTATCGATCACGTGCTGGGACTGTTCCGCCTGTGGTGGATTCCGCAGGGACTTGGCGCCCGCAATGGCGCCTACGTGATGTACAACCACGAGGCGATGCTCGGCGTACTGGCCATCGAGGCCACGCGCGCCGGCGGCATGGTGATCGGCGAGGATTTGGGCACCGTGCCGGATTATGTGCGCCGCATTCTGGCCGATCATGGCGTGCTTGGCACCGATGTGGAGTGGTTCAACCGTGTGGACGATTCGCCGAACGCCGGCGATCCCTACCGCACGCCGCAGGAGTACCGCAAGCAGGCACTGGCATCGGTCACCACACACGATCTGCCGCCAACCGCCGGCTATCTGAACTTCGAGCATGTGAAACTGCGCGAGGAGCTGCATTTGCTCAGCGAGCCGGTGGAGGTGTTTGCCGCTTCGGCCATGGCCGAGCGCACCGCGATGATGAACCGACTGGTGGAGGGCGGTTACATCACGCAGGCTGTGGCCGATGACGCGGAAGGTCATGTGCAGGAGATCGTTGAAGCCATGCACGCCATGCTCACTGATACGCCGTCGCTGTTGTTGCAGGCTGCGCTGGTGGACGGCGTGGGCGAATGCCGCTCGCAGAATCAGCCGGGCACGTCCAGCGAGTATTCTAACTGGCGAGTGCCGCTGGCCGATGGCGAAGGGCACGTGGTGCACACCAACGAGGTCTTCAATCTGCCGCGCGTGCAGTCTCTGTCCGCCGTAATGCGCCGCGAGAAGCGCCGAAACGCTTCCTGA
- a CDS encoding alpha-amylase family glycosyl hydrolase encodes MSGRVRHAEASPRPSWLSSARFYEVYPQSFADSNGDGIGDLRGLTERLGYIHDLGCNALWINPCFDSPFKDAGYDVRDYTKVAPRYGTNDDLTALFEHAHTLGMHVLLDLVPGHTSEEHPWFQASSRPDPTERVTPVDADRTIPVESVTPVGQTTPRIASLSDPRRRGSDCETIRRVAQESDTQESVSDRYIWTDSWISRGDGLPFIGGETERDGTYIINFFKCQPALNYGFAHPKHPWQKPALGPEALATCEAMLDVMRFWLSRGADGFRVDMADSLVKHDDDGKPFTIRTWQYIFSRIRPEFPEAAFVAEWGRPYESMQAGFDMDFYLDWRWDGHPNGYNMLLRNTDTPLDHESDASYFNADSGTSIAPFLEQYLPQLHDCERASGTFNLITCNHDTLRVAQRLTERELKVAYGMLLTMPGCPFLYYGDEIGMRYRPLPTKEGGYVRTGSRTPMQWDADKPNLGFSCAPSESLYLPVDSAADAPTVASEAAREDSLFNWVREVLALRTEQPALASDARFDVVAAPVDGRAFAYIRTPADGHASTHPRTTADSSSAPAPAATRDDVSDRNGATARPLLIAMNPGRGIETVELPSELRPDASMLLALGSPTVSGRTLTLPAQSFAILG; translated from the coding sequence ATGTCAGGCCGCGTACGACACGCCGAAGCATCCCCCCGTCCATCCTGGCTGAGTTCCGCCCGTTTTTACGAGGTTTACCCCCAAAGCTTCGCCGACTCGAACGGCGACGGCATCGGTGATCTTCGCGGACTGACCGAACGACTTGGCTATATCCATGACCTGGGCTGCAACGCACTATGGATCAATCCCTGCTTCGATTCACCGTTCAAAGATGCCGGATATGATGTGCGCGACTACACGAAGGTCGCACCGCGCTACGGCACCAACGATGACCTGACCGCCCTGTTCGAGCACGCCCACACGCTCGGCATGCACGTGCTGCTCGACTTGGTCCCCGGCCACACCAGCGAGGAGCACCCTTGGTTCCAGGCCAGCTCACGTCCTGACCCTACTGAGCGCGTTACCCCCGTTGATGCCGATCGAACTATCCCCGTCGAGAGTGTTACCCCCGTCGGACAAACCACCCCCCGAATCGCTTCGCTCTCCGACCCCCGCCGGCGGGGGTCGGATTGTGAAACAATCCGGAGGGTGGCCCAGGAATCCGACACCCAAGAATCCGTCTCCGACCGCTACATCTGGACCGACTCGTGGATCTCCCGCGGCGACGGCCTGCCCTTCATTGGCGGCGAAACCGAGCGCGACGGCACCTACATCATCAACTTCTTCAAATGCCAGCCCGCCCTCAACTACGGCTTCGCCCACCCCAAACACCCATGGCAGAAGCCCGCACTCGGCCCCGAAGCACTGGCCACCTGCGAGGCGATGCTCGACGTCATGCGCTTCTGGCTCTCCCGCGGGGCAGACGGCTTCCGCGTGGACATGGCCGACAGCCTCGTCAAACACGACGACGACGGCAAGCCTTTCACCATCCGCACCTGGCAATACATCTTCTCGAGAATCCGCCCCGAATTCCCCGAGGCAGCATTCGTTGCCGAATGGGGGCGCCCCTATGAGTCGATGCAGGCCGGCTTCGACATGGATTTCTACCTCGACTGGCGCTGGGACGGCCATCCGAACGGGTACAACATGCTGCTGCGTAATACGGATACGCCGCTGGACCACGAGAGTGACGCCAGTTACTTCAACGCCGATTCCGGCACTTCTATCGCACCGTTCCTCGAACAATATCTGCCGCAGCTGCACGACTGCGAACGAGCCAGCGGCACCTTCAACCTCATCACGTGCAATCACGACACATTGCGCGTGGCACAGAGGCTTACCGAGCGCGAGCTCAAGGTGGCGTACGGCATGCTGCTGACCATGCCCGGCTGCCCGTTCCTTTACTACGGCGACGAAATCGGCATGCGATACCGGCCGCTGCCCACCAAGGAGGGCGGCTATGTGCGCACCGGCAGTCGCACGCCGATGCAGTGGGATGCCGATAAGCCGAATCTTGGCTTCTCCTGCGCACCATCCGAGTCGTTATATCTGCCGGTCGATTCGGCCGCCGATGCGCCGACTGTTGCCAGCGAAGCCGCACGCGAGGATTCACTGTTCAACTGGGTTCGCGAGGTGCTGGCATTGCGCACCGAGCAGCCCGCATTGGCTTCCGATGCCCGATTCGACGTGGTGGCAGCGCCAGTGGATGGCCGCGCGTTTGCCTACATACGCACTCCTGCGGATGGTCACGCGTCCACCCACCCACGCACGACCGCGGATTCCAGCTCGGCCCCTGCCCCCGCCGCCACTCGCGATGATGTCTCAGACCGAAATGGCGCTACGGCCCGGCCGTTGCTCATAGCCATGAACCCCGGTCGAGGGATTGAAACCGTGGAACTGCCGAGCGAACTCCGTCCCGATGCATCAATGCTGCTAGCCCTCGGCTCCCCCACCGTATCCGGTCGCACCTTGACACTCCCCGCCCAGTCATTCGCCATCCTCGGTTAG
- a CDS encoding SpaA isopeptide-forming pilin-related protein: MLVTSTGSLAFSNNKLAYAADLSDGALCTPTSQSMGTEANPATERDSGVATWVGGDMYVGKKSDNLTNADGPDASYSAEAEGLTVVNGKLMLHPQKNSWNGQGFRFGVAGFGTQYRPAEGSTALVVGGNTGTVMDSATSTAAVKAWNKPGFIDGHSHVGSLSGSQSDVWDRGGTSSIGSYNGASVNWQKDKSGNTQNQDAGNLTKVSVKATDGGAATDKDFSKDTFYQGYVVDDIVSPLAKQNKTGTVSSSISTLSELPRHKYNYYKEGTNAASGISYTFKYDYTTKYGTGRGIAPTTSYTNREKLITFTGTNNASMEVFNLDASMLSDTDENGTLYRGVGFAFTNIADTASVVINVTGNASNISFHNGWQFWWNGAEISDGYSNYNNTDELKKKSAAYDKASQKILWNFSNTDNLTIYGGVANEDGTNTNADKITQDDAAAAMMGSIIVRGNFESHVSTNGRVYTGGDFSMYNPYKAWTFNQAGANDGDSASVLDMDQERHNFPWNGSYTESCSAIAWQKADESGTLLGGTTWAVYGKYDDAASGKNALLTVQDNAFYDKDSADGRFTVEGLKPNATYYIKEVSAGNDYQLNTNVYYVATGDSSATPVNVTQSVTKTDGAYTYGSADMTDGKIVNKKNGHEVSWSKVDADTNKELAGSEWQIQQVKDGAATKSWNVTDNTSKATGVTVNPTSATLDSTNGWKTDLTAAVDPKDALQEVAWTFTDKDGNAVDSSTVAVLTRTGNLKTTVTGISSIDTTVYVKACSVSNPEVCSALVTIKVKAMSVKDFTVKDSSNRTVENNSTITAAAVDSTLTFTASSTPAVPITWESSNKSVATVTSSGENGQKATVTMTGFGSAVITAKAGDKKVSFTVKVPSTTVYFKKSLMNWSKYYVYYNAGNNNWKFVEMSQSCGDYVYAILPKQSPGTEFLFHGDDENTSTNKWYQGSNKSDFKFTGNEVQVVNLYNDSQVSTAPTGCPASAAAAAQSNDAAVLNENATPADDPQPSDADGVAENAIDDGAKAISCTAADGENGRPGVKCDMDTAAGKFKVGGLDAGTYWLHETTAPDGYTINKTLYQFTIDANGNVTWNGGWASGEATGAIDEKLKPGDNNAISDTPTEVIWNKVDTKGGKLAGSQWKIVGPSPATDVYCVADNVTVDANGATTPAGIEFTGCTGEKLSDAANTADEAGVITVRGLPVGTYTLTETKAPDGYVATTTVYTLTISDTEASTVVAQTATDRPTTRSGGNREAAANVPNASAPVNIQIPVKKSVKYTSWPKDSNGNYVNFNFKIEATKSTVDANPAAPMPAECSSSDATKNDCTISLAPKSDADDLSNVIAKFGKMTFTDANLAAAAGDASDYAKTYTYKITEIVPDSADAVENLRYSKAEYQVVVTLKQAKDSSGKLSGLSVSATMTRIKDDSGNAEAGGGKVIGTWSSTSTGSSAGTAVEATFVNTKVLTGLPTTGADWTGRLVLLVGDGFILAGVLIAGGYQLAKRRREEDSD, from the coding sequence CTGTGAAAGCGTGGAATAAGCCTGGTTTTATTGATGGACATTCGCACGTCGGCTCACTCTCCGGTAGCCAGTCGGATGTATGGGACAGGGGCGGCACGTCGTCGATTGGCAGCTATAACGGTGCTTCCGTCAACTGGCAGAAGGACAAGTCCGGGAATACTCAGAACCAAGACGCCGGCAATCTGACCAAAGTTTCAGTCAAGGCTACCGATGGCGGTGCCGCCACTGACAAAGATTTTTCGAAGGATACGTTCTATCAAGGGTATGTGGTCGACGATATCGTTAGCCCGCTGGCCAAGCAAAATAAAACCGGTACAGTGAGTTCAAGCATCTCCACGTTGTCTGAGCTCCCTCGCCATAAGTACAACTATTACAAGGAAGGCACCAACGCCGCTAGCGGCATATCTTACACTTTCAAATACGACTACACCACCAAGTACGGTACCGGCCGCGGCATTGCTCCCACAACGTCGTACACCAATCGCGAAAAGCTCATCACGTTCACCGGCACGAACAATGCCAGCATGGAGGTATTCAATCTCGATGCCAGCATGCTCAGCGACACCGATGAGAATGGCACCCTCTACCGTGGCGTAGGTTTCGCCTTTACGAACATCGCCGACACTGCATCTGTCGTAATCAATGTGACCGGCAACGCCAGTAATATCTCGTTCCACAACGGTTGGCAGTTCTGGTGGAACGGTGCGGAAATCTCCGATGGCTACTCCAACTACAACAACACCGACGAGTTGAAGAAGAAGTCGGCTGCATACGACAAAGCCTCCCAGAAGATTCTATGGAACTTCAGCAATACCGATAACCTCACCATCTACGGTGGCGTGGCCAATGAGGACGGTACGAACACCAATGCCGATAAAATTACCCAGGATGATGCCGCCGCCGCGATGATGGGCAGCATTATCGTCAGGGGCAACTTCGAATCGCATGTTTCCACCAACGGCCGTGTGTACACGGGTGGCGACTTCTCCATGTACAACCCGTACAAGGCATGGACGTTCAATCAAGCCGGTGCGAACGATGGTGATTCCGCCTCTGTGCTCGACATGGATCAGGAGCGTCACAACTTCCCGTGGAACGGTTCGTACACCGAGTCCTGTTCCGCTATCGCGTGGCAGAAGGCCGATGAAAGCGGCACCCTGCTCGGTGGCACGACGTGGGCTGTGTACGGTAAGTACGATGATGCCGCAAGCGGAAAGAACGCACTGCTTACCGTGCAGGATAACGCGTTCTACGACAAGGACTCTGCCGATGGCCGGTTCACTGTGGAAGGTCTGAAGCCCAACGCAACCTACTACATCAAGGAAGTCTCCGCCGGCAACGATTACCAGCTGAATACGAACGTCTATTACGTAGCGACTGGGGACTCATCGGCAACGCCGGTCAATGTCACGCAATCGGTGACAAAGACGGACGGTGCTTATACGTACGGCAGCGCCGACATGACCGATGGCAAGATCGTCAACAAAAAGAACGGCCATGAGGTTTCTTGGTCGAAGGTCGATGCCGACACTAACAAGGAGCTTGCTGGCTCTGAGTGGCAGATTCAGCAGGTGAAAGATGGCGCGGCCACTAAGAGCTGGAACGTCACAGACAACACCAGCAAAGCAACCGGCGTAACGGTCAATCCGACCTCAGCCACGTTGGATTCTACCAATGGGTGGAAGACCGATTTGACCGCAGCCGTCGATCCGAAGGATGCCTTGCAAGAGGTTGCATGGACGTTCACCGATAAAGATGGCAATGCTGTCGATTCGTCCACTGTTGCGGTATTGACCCGTACGGGTAATCTGAAAACCACCGTCACCGGTATCAGCAGCATTGATACCACTGTGTATGTGAAGGCATGCTCGGTCTCCAATCCTGAGGTGTGCAGCGCCCTGGTCACCATCAAGGTGAAAGCTATGAGCGTCAAGGATTTCACCGTCAAGGATTCCTCGAACCGGACTGTTGAGAACAATTCCACCATCACCGCTGCTGCAGTGGATAGCACGCTGACGTTCACCGCTTCCTCCACTCCGGCTGTCCCGATTACTTGGGAGTCGAGCAACAAGAGCGTGGCAACGGTTACTTCCAGCGGCGAGAACGGTCAGAAAGCAACCGTGACGATGACGGGATTCGGCTCTGCGGTCATCACCGCGAAGGCCGGCGACAAGAAGGTTTCGTTCACGGTCAAGGTGCCGTCTACCACGGTGTACTTCAAGAAGTCGTTGATGAATTGGTCGAAGTACTACGTGTACTACAACGCTGGCAACAATAACTGGAAGTTCGTGGAGATGAGCCAGAGCTGCGGTGATTATGTGTATGCCATATTGCCGAAGCAGTCGCCTGGTACGGAATTTTTGTTCCACGGTGACGATGAAAACACGAGCACCAACAAGTGGTACCAGGGGTCGAATAAGAGCGATTTCAAGTTCACGGGCAACGAAGTGCAAGTCGTGAACCTGTATAACGATTCACAGGTCTCCACCGCTCCGACCGGCTGCCCTGCATCTGCCGCAGCTGCTGCCCAGTCGAATGATGCGGCGGTGCTCAACGAGAACGCGACGCCCGCCGATGACCCGCAGCCCAGTGATGCTGACGGTGTTGCCGAAAACGCTATTGACGATGGTGCAAAGGCCATTTCCTGCACGGCAGCCGACGGCGAGAACGGTCGGCCCGGCGTGAAGTGCGATATGGACACCGCGGCCGGCAAATTCAAGGTCGGTGGTCTGGATGCCGGCACGTACTGGCTCCATGAGACCACGGCTCCGGACGGATACACGATCAATAAGACCTTGTACCAATTCACGATTGATGCCAATGGCAACGTCACGTGGAACGGCGGTTGGGCCAGCGGCGAGGCGACTGGCGCCATCGATGAAAAGCTGAAGCCCGGTGACAACAACGCAATCTCGGACACCCCTACCGAAGTGATCTGGAACAAGGTCGACACCAAGGGCGGCAAACTTGCCGGTTCCCAGTGGAAGATCGTTGGTCCAAGCCCTGCAACGGACGTGTACTGCGTGGCCGACAACGTGACGGTTGATGCCAATGGCGCCACCACGCCGGCAGGCATCGAGTTCACAGGCTGCACTGGCGAAAAGCTGTCCGATGCCGCGAACACCGCAGACGAGGCCGGCGTCATCACGGTCAGGGGGCTGCCGGTCGGCACGTACACGCTAACCGAGACTAAGGCTCCAGACGGCTACGTGGCAACAACCACGGTCTACACGCTTACCATCTCTGACACCGAAGCTTCCACCGTTGTGGCTCAGACCGCGACCGATAGGCCCACGACCCGTTCTGGCGGCAATCGCGAAGCTGCGGCCAATGTCCCCAACGCTTCGGCTCCGGTGAACATCCAAATCCCGGTAAAGAAGAGCGTGAAATACACGTCGTGGCCAAAGGACAGCAACGGCAACTACGTCAACTTCAACTTCAAGATTGAAGCGACCAAGTCGACTGTGGACGCGAACCCCGCCGCGCCGATGCCTGCCGAATGCAGTAGCAGCGACGCGACCAAGAATGACTGCACCATCTCCTTGGCTCCGAAGTCTGACGCTGATGATCTGTCCAACGTCATAGCCAAGTTCGGCAAGATGACGTTCACCGACGCGAACCTCGCGGCGGCAGCTGGCGACGCCAGCGACTACGCCAAGACCTACACCTACAAGATCACCGAGATTGTGCCAGATTCCGCCGACGCGGTGGAAAACCTGCGCTACTCGAAGGCGGAGTACCAAGTCGTAGTCACGCTCAAGCAAGCCAAGGATTCCAGCGGAAAGCTGTCCGGCTTGTCCGTCTCCGCCACGATGACACGCATCAAGGATGACTCCGGCAATGCCGAAGCTGGCGGCGGAAAGGTGATCGGCACATGGTCATCAACGTCCACCGGCAGCAGCGCCGGAACTGCCGTCGAAGCAACCTTCGTGAACACCAAGGTGCTCACCGGCCTGCCCACCACGGGCGCCGACTGGACCGGACGCCTAGTGCTTCTGGTCGGCGACGGATTCATACTTGCTGGCGTTCTCATCGCCGGCGGATATCAACTGGCCAAACGTCGACGGGAGGAGGACTCCGACTGA
- a CDS encoding isopeptide-forming domain-containing fimbrial protein yields MNTIFKRVISGAAALGIAVSGLAIGVSTAYAADPATGSITINKSDAGQVDHSFDGWHLASLTNVTKDSTNKINGFLIDTDDNMVRTIVAAMTSDQKVAYEKDANYYSTDNAVANPMGYLVEKVFKDKSGKALSELTSPWGGDSSTLRVFAKSLSKELAKVGAPAADKTGDSALKTGENKELKQGLWFLKDVTTTDDTKGTNSIPIITPTTFDGADSWGTVTLKNTTPTIDKKLVDSKDDGTYKPNTQPDYAVGDDVYYELTSTVPVYTGYDIDPTMKDATKTRIFKINDTASKALTVSAGTVIESVKLTPAQGTAVTLVKDKDYTVTVAGYGDVNTPDTDAYKGGHVTTIDLGKYVNKAKGSKSATDGILEGATVTVIVKAKLNKDALISEPGNLQKNPNKVDLEYSNHPEEVNHAHKVPGPEVPVYAYKFDILKTDKAGTTKLPGAKFTIKAVSGTSKHDGKYLGSYGKDGWSYLDSEPAVTDTDGVFTTGKDGKINVSGLDAGTYEVHEIAPPDGYTAISLPKFQFTITPTVGDDAGWKTITVVALSLAKGADERASLSQGGKTLNIWNAKNITELPKTGGAGLAMIVAVGALFIAASGIFALRARRKA; encoded by the coding sequence ATGAACACCATATTCAAGAGGGTGATCTCCGGAGCCGCCGCTCTGGGCATCGCCGTCAGCGGTCTAGCCATAGGCGTCTCCACCGCGTATGCTGCGGATCCGGCCACCGGCAGCATCACCATCAACAAGTCAGACGCTGGTCAGGTGGATCACAGCTTCGATGGCTGGCACCTGGCATCGTTGACCAACGTCACCAAGGATAGTACTAACAAGATCAACGGCTTCCTCATCGATACCGATGACAATATGGTCAGAACCATTGTTGCCGCGATGACTAGCGATCAAAAGGTTGCATACGAGAAAGACGCCAACTACTACAGCACCGACAACGCCGTCGCCAACCCGATGGGGTACTTGGTCGAGAAGGTATTTAAGGATAAATCTGGCAAGGCGCTGAGCGAGCTGACCAGCCCGTGGGGCGGCGATAGCTCCACGCTGCGTGTGTTCGCCAAGTCGCTGTCCAAGGAACTTGCCAAGGTCGGTGCTCCCGCTGCCGATAAGACCGGTGACAGCGCACTGAAGACCGGTGAGAACAAGGAACTCAAACAGGGCCTGTGGTTCCTCAAGGATGTCACGACCACGGATGACACCAAGGGTACCAACTCCATCCCGATCATCACGCCGACCACCTTCGATGGCGCCGACAGCTGGGGCACGGTGACGCTGAAGAACACCACCCCGACCATCGACAAGAAGCTGGTTGATTCCAAGGACGACGGCACCTACAAGCCGAACACTCAGCCGGATTACGCAGTTGGCGATGATGTCTACTATGAGCTGACCTCCACCGTGCCGGTCTACACCGGCTACGACATCGATCCGACGATGAAGGACGCAACCAAGACCCGTATCTTCAAGATCAATGACACCGCCAGCAAGGCGCTGACCGTGTCCGCCGGCACCGTCATCGAATCTGTCAAGCTGACTCCTGCTCAGGGTACGGCCGTCACTCTGGTCAAGGACAAGGACTACACCGTTACCGTCGCTGGCTATGGCGATGTGAACACTCCTGACACCGATGCCTACAAGGGCGGACACGTGACCACTATCGACCTTGGTAAGTACGTCAACAAGGCCAAGGGCTCTAAGTCCGCTACTGACGGCATCCTCGAAGGCGCCACCGTCACCGTGATCGTCAAGGCTAAGCTCAACAAGGATGCGCTGATTTCCGAGCCCGGCAATCTGCAGAAGAACCCGAACAAGGTCGACCTCGAATACTCCAACCACCCGGAAGAAGTGAACCACGCCCATAAGGTTCCTGGCCCGGAAGTGCCCGTGTATGCCTATAAGTTCGACATCTTGAAGACCGATAAGGCTGGTACCACTAAGCTGCCCGGCGCTAAGTTCACGATCAAGGCAGTCTCCGGTACCAGCAAGCACGACGGCAAGTACCTCGGTTCTTATGGCAAGGATGGCTGGAGCTACCTCGATAGCGAGCCGGCGGTCACTGATACCGATGGTGTGTTCACCACTGGCAAAGACGGTAAGATCAACGTCTCCGGCCTCGATGCCGGCACCTACGAGGTCCATGAGATTGCACCGCCGGACGGCTACACCGCGATTAGTCTGCCGAAGTTCCAGTTCACCATCACGCCGACCGTCGGCGATGACGCCGGATGGAAGACCATCACCGTCGTGGCGCTGAGCCTCGCGAAGGGCGCCGACGAGCGTGCCTCGCTGTCCCAGGGCGGCAAGACGCTGAACATCTGGAACGCCAAGAACATCACCGAGCTGCCGAAGACCGGTGGCGCTGGTCTGGCCATGATTGTGGCCGTCGGCGCACTGTTCATCGCGGCCTCCGGTATCTTCGCCCTCCGCGCTCGCCGCAAGGCCTGA
- a CDS encoding class C sortase produces MRSSTGAKQSGTRTQSRVFTVLSVLFLLIGFAIITTPFVMRAISEYQQNATVQQTQREVDGWPYPQAENQLKTAREYNKKLVAGGQAAIGEVKDPFASNAGQSTTSGADDSMAAKDQEYQSLLDAGQGVMGSIRIPKIDVNLPIYHGTSEDALAVGAGHLYGTSLPVGGKSTHSVITGHRGLPNSLLFTRLDEMKKGDSFYIEVMGKTLGYKVDRITVIKPDDSSKLRITKGEDRATLMTCTPYGVNSHRLLVSGVRAEIPEEVPDPDDVHGINTTWLALGAIVFLAVLFAFIVILMRRKQKRDREFAGLARHAARPTK; encoded by the coding sequence ATGCGAAGCAGCACCGGAGCAAAACAAAGTGGTACGCGCACACAGTCGCGCGTGTTTACTGTGCTGTCGGTGCTGTTTTTGCTGATCGGGTTTGCCATCATCACCACGCCGTTCGTCATGCGCGCCATCAGCGAATACCAGCAGAACGCCACCGTGCAGCAGACGCAGCGCGAGGTGGATGGCTGGCCGTACCCACAGGCGGAGAACCAGCTCAAAACCGCCCGCGAGTACAACAAGAAACTCGTGGCTGGCGGCCAGGCCGCCATCGGCGAGGTCAAAGATCCTTTTGCCAGCAATGCCGGCCAGTCCACCACTTCCGGCGCGGATGATTCGATGGCCGCCAAAGATCAAGAATATCAGAGTCTGCTCGACGCCGGCCAAGGCGTGATGGGCTCCATCCGCATTCCTAAAATCGACGTCAACCTGCCCATATACCACGGCACCAGCGAAGATGCGCTCGCCGTGGGCGCGGGACACCTTTATGGCACTTCATTGCCGGTCGGCGGCAAATCCACACACTCTGTAATCACCGGCCATCGCGGTTTGCCGAACTCGTTGCTGTTCACTCGCCTTGATGAGATGAAGAAGGGTGATTCCTTCTACATCGAGGTCATGGGCAAGACACTCGGCTACAAGGTCGATCGCATTACCGTGATCAAGCCCGACGATTCCAGCAAACTGCGCATCACCAAAGGCGAGGATCGCGCAACCCTCATGACCTGTACGCCTTATGGTGTCAATTCTCATCGCCTACTGGTCTCCGGTGTGCGTGCCGAAATCCCGGAGGAAGTGCCTGACCCGGACGATGTGCATGGCATCAACACCACATGGCTGGCACTGGGGGCCATAGTGTTTTTGGCCGTGCTGTTCGCTTTCATCGTCATATTGATGCGGCGTAAGCAAAAGCGCGATCGGGAATTTGCCGGCCTCGCCCGGCACGCCGCACGTCCGACAAAATAA